A genomic stretch from Aedes albopictus strain Foshan chromosome 2, AalbF5, whole genome shotgun sequence includes:
- the LOC115254964 gene encoding serine protease snake-like, giving the protein MITWFRAFAFLALFLSLVQGQRLSKRKCSEFREQTIQRAQFIYLLPKPDPILVEIFNCSKTVNLIVNGEDAKPGEFPHQALIGWRSKTNPRKYDFLCGGSLISERFVLTAAHCFIPGRPQIVRLGENDLTNDNDNQEDYEIEDYTLHPKYKFSASYHDIALIKLAEDVTFSFFVRPACLWDTIAMNVTKVVATGFGFTEELKMSDILQKVPLDLFAKDECVQQYAGQRKFKQGIIDQQLCIGSEHEERDTCQGDSGGPVQVITETNGCIHHVLAVTSAGSFCGVGRSPAVYTRVASYIDWIESIVWK; this is encoded by the exons ATGATCACTTGGTTTCGTGCTTTTGCATTCCTCGCGTTGTTTTTGTCGCTAGTTCAAG GTCAACGTCTTTCCAAACGAA AATGTTCGGAATTTCGCGAGCAGACGATTCAGAGGGCGCAATTCATCTACCTGCTGCCGAAACCCGACCCGATTTTGGTGGAGATATTCAACTGCTCCAAGACTGTGAACCTTATTGTCAACGGAGAGGACGCCAAACCGGGAGAGTTTCCTCACCAAGCGTTGATCGGATGGAGATCCAAGACAAACCCTAGGAAGTATGATTTCCTGTGTGGTGGTTCACTGATTAGTGAACGGTTCGTGCTGACTGCAGCTCATTGCTTTATACCTGGACGACCGCAAATCGTGCGACTAGGGGAAAATGATCTGACGAACGATAACGACAACCAGGAAGACTATGAGATTGAAGATTATACTCTGCACCCAAAGTACAAATTCTCAGCATCGTATCATGACATTGCACTGATCAAACTGGCAGAAGACGTAACGTTCTCGTTTTTTGTTCGGCCAGCTTGCCTTTGGGACACAATTGCAATGAACGTCACGAAAGTAGTTGCCACCGGATTTGGGTTCACCGAGGAACTGAAAATGTCCGATATACTGCAAAAGGTTCCGCTGGATCTGTTCGCCAAGGATGAATGCGTGCAACAATATGCCGGTCAGCGTAAGTTCAAGCAGGGCATCATCGATCAGCAGCTTTGCATTGGCAGCGAACATGAGGAACGGGACACCTGTCAGGGCGATTCCGGAGGTCCGGTTCAGGTCATAACGGAAACCAACGGTTGCATCCACCATGTGCTCGCTGTGACCTCTGCGGGATCATTTTGCGGGGTTGGACGTTCCCCTGCAGTTTATACGAGGGTGGCCAGCTACATCGATTGGATCGAAAGCATCGTTTGGAAGTAG